A single region of the Fibrobacter sp. UWB2 genome encodes:
- a CDS encoding restriction endonuclease: protein MSVPKFEEFLYPFLVQIKDRDLSSKEMRDALVAHFGLTEADCVLKTKSGTNTQVNDRINWVRQYLRRALFVDLPQKGVYHITERGKEYLQKHKTLSKKDLMAYPEFSKYATGSTMGEPVSPSPVPVENESQDMTPTELLEQAFDNINRDLAEDLLQKVMEQTPRFFETLVVDLLKKMGYGGSFDDSTKVTPYVHDDGIDGIIYEDKLGLDKIYIQAKRYKADITVGKPQIQQFAGALDEQKATKGVFITTSDYSKEARNYVEKLSKKIVLINGQELTRFMIEFNVGVSTKKTYDVKRIDSDYFEE, encoded by the coding sequence ATGTCCGTACCTAAGTTTGAAGAATTCCTCTATCCGTTCCTGGTTCAAATCAAGGACCGCGATTTGTCTTCTAAAGAGATGCGCGATGCGCTGGTTGCTCACTTTGGCTTGACGGAGGCTGATTGCGTTCTCAAGACAAAGAGCGGAACCAACACTCAGGTGAACGACAGGATAAATTGGGTTCGTCAGTATTTGCGTCGGGCACTTTTTGTGGACCTTCCGCAAAAGGGCGTATATCACATTACCGAACGCGGCAAGGAATATCTGCAAAAGCACAAGACACTTTCTAAAAAAGACTTGATGGCATATCCGGAATTTTCGAAATATGCTACCGGCTCCACTATGGGAGAACCCGTCAGTCCGAGTCCTGTTCCGGTCGAAAACGAGTCCCAGGACATGACGCCGACCGAATTGCTAGAACAGGCCTTCGACAACATTAATCGCGACTTGGCGGAGGATTTGCTGCAGAAGGTAATGGAACAGACTCCGAGATTCTTTGAGACTCTCGTTGTCGACTTGTTGAAAAAGATGGGTTATGGTGGATCGTTCGATGATTCCACAAAGGTGACGCCCTATGTTCATGATGACGGAATAGACGGCATCATTTACGAGGACAAGTTGGGCCTGGACAAAATATACATCCAGGCGAAACGCTACAAGGCGGACATCACCGTCGGTAAACCGCAAATTCAACAGTTCGCGGGCGCGTTGGATGAGCAAAAGGCGACAAAGGGCGTCTTTATCACCACAAGCGATTACAGCAAAGAAGCCCGCAACTATGTCGAAAAACTGAGCAAGAAAATTGTGCTTATCAACGGCCAGGAACTCACGCGGTTCATGATTGAGTTCAATGTCGGCGTAAGCACCAAGAAAACCTACGATGTCAAGCGAATTGACTCGGACTATTTTGAAGAGTAG
- a CDS encoding DNA cytosine methyltransferase, with amino-acid sequence MSKKFTFIDLFAGCGGLSEGFYREDFKALLHLEWDPAACKTLRTRMKHYGYKASEINNAVLCDDITSSDIVEKISSRIDKDVDILVGGPPCQAFSTQGRAQDPNSMKDDPRNYLFENYLLVLNHFKPKFFVFENVRGILTAKPKGKRIFDEIISKMRKTYKVCDNSKIILLNAADYGVPQIRERVILIGVRNDIDVEPEEIYKSVAKTNSNDKNSKLPPYVTIKDAISDLPFVLPSEGKEVWENYETHVHNDFLSKIRPDNFKAVYNHTARTQNEKDRERYRILSEHQNWQLKDLQKVRPDLINHDPKHFGNRYTVQEWGKPGKTICAHLYKDGNLFIHPDPKQERTFTVREAARVQSFPDDFFFEGSKTEQYRQVGNAVPPLMAQALAKAIKKFLKKVN; translated from the coding sequence ATGTCTAAAAAGTTTACATTTATTGACTTATTTGCAGGATGTGGAGGATTATCAGAAGGCTTCTATCGAGAAGATTTTAAAGCGCTTCTACATTTGGAATGGGATCCGGCTGCTTGCAAAACATTACGGACAAGGATGAAGCATTATGGATACAAAGCATCAGAAATAAACAATGCTGTGCTTTGTGATGATATCACTAGTTCTGATATAGTTGAAAAAATATCGTCTAGGATAGATAAAGATGTGGACATTTTAGTTGGAGGCCCTCCTTGTCAAGCGTTTTCGACGCAGGGGCGGGCACAAGATCCAAATTCAATGAAGGATGATCCGCGAAATTACTTGTTTGAAAACTATTTGCTGGTGTTAAATCATTTTAAGCCAAAGTTTTTTGTCTTTGAAAATGTTCGTGGAATCCTTACTGCAAAACCGAAAGGAAAAAGGATTTTTGACGAAATAATTTCAAAAATGCGAAAGACTTATAAGGTTTGCGACAATTCTAAAATAATACTTTTGAATGCTGCGGATTATGGGGTTCCTCAAATTCGAGAAAGGGTTATTCTCATTGGCGTCAGAAACGATATTGATGTTGAACCCGAAGAGATATACAAGAGTGTTGCAAAGACGAATAGCAATGATAAAAATTCAAAGTTGCCACCATATGTGACAATCAAAGATGCTATTTCAGATTTGCCATTTGTTCTTCCTTCTGAAGGCAAAGAAGTTTGGGAAAATTACGAAACGCACGTTCACAATGATTTCCTTTCTAAAATCAGACCCGATAATTTTAAGGCTGTTTATAACCACACGGCAAGAACTCAAAATGAGAAAGATCGAGAACGCTATCGCATTTTGAGCGAGCATCAAAATTGGCAACTGAAAGACCTGCAGAAGGTTCGCCCTGATCTAATAAATCACGATCCGAAGCATTTTGGAAACAGATACACCGTTCAAGAGTGGGGTAAACCGGGAAAAACGATATGCGCACACCTTTACAAGGACGGGAATCTCTTCATCCATCCCGATCCAAAACAGGAACGAACTTTTACTGTTCGTGAAGCGGCCCGCGTTCAATCTTTTCCAGACGATTTTTTCTTTGAAGGTTCTAAAACGGAACAATACCGTCAAGTTGGAAATGCCGTGCCGCCATTAATGGCTCAGGCTTTAGCAAAGGCTATCAAGAAATTTTTAAAAAAGGTTAATTAA
- a CDS encoding DNA cytosine methyltransferase, producing the protein MYEFIDLFCGAGGFSTGLELAGFKCIGGIDNIETIVKTHALNHKNSKSICGDIREIPPEKFAKIIGKKKVDVIIGGPPCPTFSTIGDAKIRSVTGLPTEKDPRNQLFLEYLKYVEYFRPEIFVIENVPNFITKYNGKIFNTAVKIIESIGKEENDGEGLYEVIKPVQVLNSVYYGVPQTRKRMLLVAQKKSKQKFSYPKPTHYYDQEDKKGLKHFVTVGDAISDLPRITDNWRVSEVEYSKYTRLNDYQKIMRSNHSSRFVSNNICRMSNDRAKQVFPHMPQGGKYMDLPPEIRRILPFREDIFHDRLKRLIMDQPSWTVIAHIGMDGYMYIHPTENRTLSVREAARLQSFPDDFVFVGNQQETYVQVGNAVPPLLGKVMGESIMEFLKKRRTK; encoded by the coding sequence GTGTACGAATTTATTGATTTGTTTTGTGGTGCAGGCGGCTTTTCAACGGGGCTTGAATTGGCTGGTTTTAAGTGCATTGGTGGAATAGATAATATAGAAACCATTGTAAAAACTCATGCGTTGAATCATAAAAATTCAAAATCTATTTGCGGAGACATAAGAGAAATTCCTCCTGAAAAGTTTGCGAAGATTATTGGCAAGAAAAAGGTTGATGTCATTATCGGTGGACCTCCTTGTCCGACTTTTTCGACAATCGGAGATGCAAAAATTCGATCTGTTACTGGTTTGCCGACAGAAAAAGACCCTAGAAATCAGTTGTTTCTAGAATACCTAAAGTACGTTGAGTATTTTCGTCCTGAAATATTTGTTATTGAAAACGTCCCGAATTTTATAACAAAATATAATGGCAAGATTTTTAATACCGCTGTCAAAATTATTGAAAGTATTGGAAAAGAGGAAAATGATGGAGAAGGGCTGTATGAGGTAATCAAACCTGTTCAAGTTTTGAATAGCGTATATTATGGGGTCCCGCAGACAAGAAAAAGAATGCTTTTGGTTGCCCAAAAGAAATCAAAACAAAAATTCTCCTATCCAAAGCCAACTCATTACTATGATCAGGAAGATAAGAAGGGGTTGAAGCATTTTGTAACTGTCGGCGACGCAATCAGTGATTTGCCCAGAATTACGGATAATTGGCGTGTTTCAGAAGTAGAGTATTCCAAATATACTCGTTTGAATGACTATCAAAAAATAATGCGCTCGAATCATAGTTCGAGATTTGTGTCTAACAACATTTGTAGAATGTCTAATGACAGGGCAAAGCAAGTTTTTCCGCATATGCCACAAGGTGGAAAATATATGGATTTGCCCCCTGAAATCCGAAGGATTCTGCCATTTAGAGAAGACATTTTCCATGACAGACTGAAACGTCTGATAATGGATCAACCTTCTTGGACTGTTATTGCACACATTGGAATGGATGGATACATGTACATCCACCCGACTGAAAATAGAACTCTTTCTGTTCGTGAAGCCGCACGACTACAGTCTTTCCCAGATGACTTTGTTTTTGTTGGAAATCAACAAGAGACCTATGTCCAAGTAGGAAACGCTGTTCCCCCGCTTTTAGGAAAAGTGATGGGCGAAAGCATAATGGAATTCTTGAAGAAACGGAGGACTAAATGA